The following are from one region of the Burkholderiales bacterium genome:
- the purN gene encoding phosphoribosylglycinamide formyltransferase, whose translation MKSIVVLISGRGSNLEAILKARLPVKVAAVFSNNSHAKGLSIAKAHNIETRILDHKQFASRDAFDAALASRIEVFKPDLVALAGFMLILGNAFVERFANRIINIHPSLLPAFPGLDTHSNALRAGVKIHGCTAHFVTSKLDHGPIIIQAAVPVLAADSVDTLAARVLQQEHRIYPQAIRWFAEERLVIEKHCVRVVGAEASHRALSSPRVDE comes from the coding sequence ATGAAGTCCATCGTCGTTCTTATATCCGGGCGCGGCAGCAATCTTGAAGCGATACTAAAGGCGCGGCTTCCCGTCAAAGTAGCCGCCGTGTTCAGCAATAATTCCCATGCCAAAGGGTTATCAATTGCGAAAGCGCACAACATAGAAACACGGATTCTTGACCACAAGCAGTTTGCCAGCCGTGATGCGTTCGATGCCGCGCTTGCTTCGCGCATCGAGGTATTCAAGCCGGATTTAGTCGCGCTCGCCGGATTCATGCTTATTCTCGGCAATGCGTTTGTGGAGCGCTTCGCTAACCGCATCATCAATATTCACCCGTCGTTGCTCCCCGCCTTCCCCGGGCTCGACACGCATTCCAATGCGTTGCGCGCCGGGGTAAAAATACACGGCTGCACCGCCCACTTCGTCACGTCCAAGCTCGACCATGGTCCGATCATCATCCAGGCTGCGGTGCCGGTGCTTGCCGCCGACAGCGTGGACACGCTGGCGGCACGGGTGCTGCAGCAGGAACACCGGATTTACCCGCAGGCCATCCGCTGGTTTGCGGAGGAGCGGCTGGTCATCGAAAAGCACTGCGTGCGCGTTGTTGGAGCTGAAGCTTCGCACCGTGCCCTGTCGTCACCAAGAGTGGATGAATGA
- a CDS encoding DUF3108 domain-containing protein: MRYSLIFLCCLYVNVAAAQMPQHITIVFDVNRGAFNLGTGTEVLEIDGNSYSIVSQTHPTGIVALFPKANIRRESRGTIASQGLRPQQFFDRRGADEPLVAKFDWKNKLITYDGGGKERSETLPSVAYDRLCIAYNFTVHQPQGKDFQFSMTDGKSLKEYRYLMVGRENLSTPMGNMQTIHWTKQREQKTDRGADLWLAIDHYFLPVRIVFTDKDGSRYEQVATQISYH; the protein is encoded by the coding sequence ATGAGGTATTCGCTTATCTTCCTTTGCTGTCTGTACGTCAACGTCGCGGCGGCTCAGATGCCGCAGCATATCACCATCGTATTCGATGTAAATAGGGGCGCCTTCAACCTCGGCACCGGCACCGAAGTTCTGGAAATCGACGGGAACAGCTACTCCATTGTAAGCCAGACCCATCCGACGGGAATCGTCGCGCTTTTCCCCAAAGCCAACATTCGGCGCGAATCGCGCGGCACGATTGCGTCACAAGGCTTGCGCCCGCAGCAATTCTTTGATCGGCGCGGCGCGGACGAACCTTTGGTCGCCAAATTCGATTGGAAAAATAAATTGATCACTTACGACGGCGGAGGCAAGGAGCGTAGCGAGACGCTGCCGAGCGTAGCCTACGACAGGCTATGCATTGCCTACAACTTCACCGTCCACCAGCCGCAAGGCAAGGATTTTCAGTTCTCCATGACCGATGGCAAGAGTCTCAAGGAATACCGCTACCTGATGGTCGGCAGGGAAAATCTGAGCACCCCAATGGGTAACATGCAGACCATTCACTGGACCAAACAACGCGAACAAAAGACCGACCGCGGCGCCGATCTCTGGCTTGCCATTGATCATTATTTTTTGCCGGTGCGCATCGTTTTCACCGACAAGGACGGTAGCCGCTACGAACAGGTCGCGACGCAAATCAGTTATCACTAA
- a CDS encoding RsmB/NOP family class I SAM-dependent RNA methyltransferase, whose product MSLTAARLDMAVAAWRATASLSEPADHLLSRHFRDHHELGVRDRAFIADTLFGMLRHKRLIEFLAGNAAPRRLALAYLVKLAGLNLHDVKALLGRDDIKWLTQIKAQSIDDLPLGIQADLPDWLIEKLQRLMPDAEILALGRGMQNAAPLDLRVNTVRASREEVLYSLESEGVSARPTPFSPVGIRLKNKISLNRHALFLSGKVEVQDEGSQLVCYLAAPKRNEMIVDFCAGSGGKALLLAALMQSHGRVYAFDVSDKRLLNLKPRLKRSGLSNIFPQRIARENDVKIKRLAGKIDRVLVDAPCSGLGTLRRNPDLKWRQSSQGIAELKQKQALILESAAGLLKPGGRLVYATCSILPDENEEIVDSFLKQQPQFRQLDCGGILAQESIALDTGAFLRLLPHSHQTDGFFAAVMQKIE is encoded by the coding sequence ATGTCACTTACCGCCGCACGCCTCGATATGGCGGTTGCCGCCTGGCGAGCGACTGCGTCTTTGAGCGAGCCGGCTGATCATTTGCTCAGCCGCCACTTTCGCGATCATCACGAACTCGGCGTCCGCGACCGGGCCTTTATCGCCGATACGCTGTTCGGCATGCTGCGTCATAAACGACTGATCGAATTTCTCGCGGGCAACGCCGCGCCGCGCCGTTTGGCGCTTGCCTACCTCGTGAAGCTTGCCGGCCTCAACTTGCACGATGTGAAGGCGTTGTTGGGCCGGGATGACATAAAATGGCTTACACAAATAAAAGCGCAATCCATCGACGACCTACCGCTCGGAATTCAGGCGGATTTACCCGATTGGCTGATTGAAAAGCTTCAACGACTCATGCCGGACGCAGAAATACTTGCGCTGGGCCGCGGCATGCAAAACGCGGCGCCACTCGACTTGCGCGTAAACACTGTCCGCGCCAGCCGCGAAGAAGTGCTATACAGCCTCGAGTCCGAGGGAGTCAGCGCGCGACCGACTCCTTTTTCGCCGGTGGGAATCCGGCTGAAGAACAAAATTTCGCTTAACCGACACGCGCTGTTTCTTTCCGGCAAAGTCGAAGTCCAGGATGAAGGCAGCCAGCTGGTTTGTTATCTGGCGGCTCCGAAGCGCAATGAAATGATCGTGGATTTCTGCGCGGGTTCGGGCGGGAAGGCGCTGTTGCTCGCTGCCCTGATGCAAAGTCACGGCCGCGTCTACGCATTTGATGTTTCGGACAAGCGGCTTCTCAATCTCAAACCAAGACTGAAGCGTTCCGGCCTGAGCAATATCTTTCCACAGCGCATCGCGCGTGAAAACGATGTCAAGATCAAACGGCTTGCAGGGAAAATAGATCGGGTGCTGGTGGATGCTCCGTGCAGCGGGCTGGGAACGCTGCGCCGCAATCCCGACCTAAAGTGGCGGCAGTCTTCGCAAGGGATTGCCGAGCTAAAACAAAAACAGGCGCTGATTCTTGAAAGTGCCGCGGGACTTCTGAAGCCGGGGGGACGGCTCGTCTATGCCACATGCAGCATTTTGCCCGACGAAAACGAAGAAATCGTGGATAGTTTCCTGAAACAGCAGCCGCAGTTCAGACAACTCGATTGCGGGGGAATTCTGGCACAGGAGAGCATTGCGCTTGATACCGGCGCATTTTTGCGCCTGCTGCCGCACAGTCACCAAACGGATGGCTTTTTTGCTGCGGTCATGCAAAAAATCGAATGA